Proteins from a single region of Aureibacter tunicatorum:
- a CDS encoding peroxiredoxin-like family protein, producing MAYSVQSQDIRPKGLKVGEAAPDFEGINQFGQKVSLSEKLKEGKAVVLFYRGSWCSYCKRQLSDLQESLSDIMAKGAEVIAITPERQEGIKKLRSKLDLGFNILHDNNMEIMRAYDVNYELPEKQKEKFLKWDIDLKTINAENGENLPVPAVYIVGQDGKIEFRFFDENFRKWVDMDDLIEKI from the coding sequence ATGGCTTATTCCGTTCAAAGCCAAGATATTCGCCCCAAAGGACTGAAAGTCGGAGAAGCCGCTCCTGATTTTGAAGGAATCAACCAATTTGGTCAAAAAGTCAGTTTGAGTGAAAAACTGAAAGAAGGAAAAGCTGTAGTCTTATTTTACAGAGGCTCTTGGTGCTCGTATTGCAAAAGACAGCTAAGCGATTTGCAAGAATCTCTAAGCGATATCATGGCTAAGGGAGCCGAGGTTATTGCAATCACTCCGGAAAGACAAGAAGGCATCAAAAAGCTTCGCAGCAAATTGGATTTGGGTTTCAATATCCTTCATGACAACAACATGGAAATCATGAGAGCTTACGATGTCAATTATGAATTGCCTGAAAAGCAAAAGGAAAAATTCTTGAAATGGGACATCGACCTTAAAACCATCAATGCTGAAAATGGAGAAAACCTGCCTGTTCCCGCAGTTTACATTGTTGGCCAAGATGGAAAAATCGAATTTAGATTCTTTGATGAAAACTTCCGAAAATGGGTCGATATGGATGATTTGATAGAAAAAATATAA